In Chlorocebus sabaeus isolate Y175 chromosome 19, mChlSab1.0.hap1, whole genome shotgun sequence, a single genomic region encodes these proteins:
- the LOC103222948 gene encoding RIMS-binding protein 3A: MAKDSPSPLGASPKKLGCSSPAAAVLENQRRELEKLRAELEAERAGWRAERRRFAAQARQLREEAERERRQLADHLRSKWEAQRGRELRQLQEEMQREREAEIRQLLRWKDAEQRQLQQLLHRERDGVVRQARELQRQLAEELVNRGHCSRPGASEVSAGQCRCRLQEVLGQLRWQTDGEQAARIRYLQAALEVERQLFLRYILEHFRRNPALSEPADPQAMHSLEEPLPQTSSGSCHAPKPACQLGSLDSLSADVGVHSRPLDLVSSACSSSLDGLLSTRASSLDCFAPARSRSLDSTRSLPKASKSEERSSSPDTSIPGSQSLPPPPSPLRPPPSPRLPPLPPSVHRKLSNPQGGEGSESQPCKVLTPSPPGLGHQELIKLNWLLAKALRVLARRCSTLQEENKQLRRAGCPYQADEKVKRLKVKRAELTGLARRLADRARKLQETNLRAVSAPVPGESCAGLELCQAFACQRARDLSEQASALLAKDKQIEELRQECHLLQARVASGPCSDPHTGRGGPCTQWLNVRDLDRLQRESQREVLRLQRQLTLQQGNGGARPEAGGQSTTCEEVRRQMLALESELDQRRRECEELGAQAAAARRRGEEAETQLQAALLKNAWLAEENGRLQAKTDWVRKVEAENSEVRGHVGRACQERDAAGLMVEQLLQQAARGQDRQQQLQCDPQKALCDLHASQKEIQALQCQPVHPPEQPWETSQMPESQVKGSIRPKFQARPEDYTVSQPNRDIHEKREVSLEESPVALGEPASVPQVSETVPASQPLSKKTSSQSNSSSEGSMWATVPSCPTLDRDTASEVDDLEPDSVSLALEVGGSAAPAAPKLKIFMAQYNYDPFEGPNDHPEGELPLTAGDYIYIFGDTDEDGFYEGELEDGRRGLVPSNLVEQIPDSYISGCLPAKSPDPRPHQLPAGQDEALEEDSLLPGEAQGVVDRGLYQMVRVGSKTEVATEILDTKMEACQLGLLQSMGKQGLSRSLLGTKGVLRMAPMQLHLQNVTATSAKITWVYSSHRHPHVVYLDDREHALTPAGVSCYTFQGLCPGMHYRARVEVRLPWDLLQVYWGTMSSTITFDTLLAGPPHPPLDVLVERHASPGVLVVSWLPVTIDSAGSSNGVQVTGYAVYADGLKVCEVTDATAGSTLLEFSQLQVPLTWQKVSVRTMSLCGESLDSVPAQIPEDCFMCHQWPETPPFSYTCGDPSTYRVTFPICPQKLALAPLNAQASPHNPGSCGEPQDKFLEAFFEEPPRRQSPVSNLGSEGECLSSGTGSQAQELAEAWEGCRKDLLFQKSPQHHRPPLLSDQPGEKENCYQHMGASKSPAPGFIQLHTKCGSRKEPCQEKVALERILRQKQDAQGFTPPELGASQQYASDFHNILEEEQEALCLDPWGTERQEERWEPKPQSRQGQALGAKRECQLHEPSSAPCPAPSAKVIKMPRGGPQQLGTGANTPARVFVALSDYSPLVMSANPKAAKEELVFQKRQLLRVWGSQNTHSFYLSERNRQVGNIPGHLVAEMEVGTEQTDRTQRLPAQGHLPSVAHLEDFQGLTIPRGSSLVLQGNSKRPPLWTPKTMIAALDYDPMDGQTGGQAKGRLALRAGDVVMVYGPMDDQGFYYGELGGHRGLVPAHLLDHMSLHGH, encoded by the coding sequence ATGGCCAAGGACTCGCCCAGCCCCTTGGGCGCGTCGCCCAAGAAGCTGGGCTGCTCCAGCCCGGCAGCGGCAGTGTTGGAGAACCAGAGGCGGGAGCTGGAAAAGCTACGGGCCGAGCTGGAGGCGGAGCGGGCGGGCTGGCGGGCGGAACGGCGGCGCTTCGCTGCTCAGGCGCGCCAGCTGCGGGAGGAGGCCGAGAGGGAGCGGCGGCAGCTGGCTGACCATCTGCGCTCCAAGTGGGAGGCACAGCGCGGCCGGGAGCTGCGGCAGCTGCAAGAGGAGATGCAGCGGGAACGCGAGGCCGAGATCCGGCAGCTGCTGCGCTGGAAAGACGCCGAGCAGCGGCAGCTGCAGCAGCTGTTGCACCGTGAGCGCGATGGCGTGGTGCGCCAAGCCCGGGAACTGCAGCGCCAGCTGGCCGAGGAGCTGGTGAACCGCGGCCACTGTAGCCGCCCGGGGGCGTCCGAGGTCTCCGCGGGGCAGTGCCGCTGTCGCCTGCAGGAAGTGTTGGGGCAACTTCGCTGGCAGACTGACGGCGAGCAGGCGGCGCGCATCCGCTATCTGCAGGCGGCGCTGGAGGTGGAGCGCCAGCTCTTCCTCAGGTACATCCTGGAGCACTTCCGCAGGAACCCCGCTTTGTCGGAACCCGCGGACCCCCAAGCTATGCATTCCTTGGAAGAGCCGCTGCCCCAGACCTCGAGCGGCTCTTGCCACGCCCCTAAACCCGCCTGTCAACTCGGATCTCTAGACAGCCTGAGTGCCGACGTCGGTGTCCACTCCCGCCCGCTTGACCTGGTGTCCTCTGCGTGCTCCAGCTCCCTAGACGGACTGCTCTCCACGCGCGCCAGCTCCCTTGATTGCTTCGCACCAGCACGTTCCCGCTCGCTTGACAGCACCCGGAGTCTCCCCAAGGCCTCCAAATCCGAGGAGCGGTCCTCCTCACCAGACACCTCCATCCCTGGCTCCCAGAGTCTCCCGCCGCCACCATCGCCACTCCGGCCGCCACCATCGCCACGCctgccaccactaccaccatcagtCCACAGGAAACTCAGCAACCCGCAGGGAGGAGAAGGCTCTGAGAGCCAGCCCTGCAAAGTCCTGACTCCCTCACCCCCGGGCCTGGGCCACCAAGAGCTGATAAAGCTGAACTGGCTGCTGGCCAAGGCGTTGCGGGTGCTGGCGCGCCGCTGTTCTACCCTGCAAGAGGAGAACAAGCAGCTGCGGCGTGCAGGCTGCCCCTACCAGGCAGACGAGAAGGTGAAGCGGCTTAAGGTAAAGCGCGCGGAGCTGACCGGGCTCGCGCGTCGCCTAGCTGACCGCGCCCGCAAGCTGCAGGAGACCAACCTTCGGGCGGTGAGCGCGCCTGTGCCCGGCGAGAGTTGCGCCGGCCTGGAGCTATGCCAAGCCTTTGCCTGCCAGCGCGCCCGGGACCTGTCGGAGCAGGCGAGCGCGCTGCTGGCCAAGGACAAGCAGATTGAAGAGCTGCGGCAGGAGTGCCACCTCCTGCAGGCGCGTGTCGCCTCGGGCCCCTGCAGCGACCCGCATACTGGAAGGGGAGGCCCCTGCACCCAGTGGCTCAACGTCAGAGACTTAGACCGCTTGCAGCGCGAGTCCCAGCGGGAAGTGCTGCGCCTGCAGAGGCAGTTGACGCTTCAGCAGGGCAACGGTGGCGCCAGGCCCGAGGCGGGTGGCCAGAGCACAACCTGCGAGGAGGTGCGACGGCAGATGCTGGCGCTGGAGAGCGAGCTGGACCAGCGGCGGCGCGAGTGCGAGGAGCTGGGCGCgcaggcggcggcggcgcggcgaCGCGGCGAGGAGGCCGAAACACAGCTGCAGGCGGCGCTGCTCAAAAACGCCTGGCTGGCGGAGGAGAATGGGCGGCTGCAGGCCAAGACAGACTGGGTGCGGAAGGTGGAGGCGGAGAATAGCGAAGTGCGCGGCCACGTGGGCCGCGCGTGTCAAGAGCGCGATGCCGCCGGCTTGATGGTCGAACAGCTGCTGCAGCAGGCGGCGCGCGGGCAGGACAGGCAGCAGCAGCTGCAATGCGACCCGCAGAAGGCCCTGTGTGACCTTCATGCTTCCCAGAAGGAGATACAGGCGCTCCAGTGTCAGCCTGTTCACCCTCCCGAACAGCCCTGGGAGACCAGTCAAATGCCGGAGTCCCAAGTTAAGGGTAGCATAAGGCCCAAGTTCCAGGCACGGCCTGAAGACTACACAGTGTCACAGCCCAACAGAGACATACATGAGAAAAGGGAAGTCTCCCTCGAGGAGAGCCCAGTTGCTCTTGGGGAGCCAGCCAGTGTCCCCCAAGTTTCAGAGACAGTCCCTGCCAGCCAACCTCTGTCCAAGAAAACCAGCTCCCAGTCAAACTCCTCCTCTGAGGGGTCGATGTGGGCCACCGTGCCATCCTGCCCTACTCTGGATAGGGACACAGCCAGTGAAGTGGATGACCTGGAGCCTGACAGCGTGTCCCTGGCCCTGGAAGTGGGGGGCTCAGCGGCTCCTGCTGCCCCCAAGCTCAAGATCTTCATGGCTCAGTATAACTATGACCCATTCGAGGGGCCCAATGATCACCCGGAGGGTGAGCTGCCCCTCACGGCTGGGGACTACATATATATCTTTGGGGACACGGATGAAGATGGATTCTATGAGGGGGAGCTTGAGGATGGCCGGCGGGGGCTGGTGCCCTCCAACTTGGTGGAGCAGATTCCAGACAGCTACATCTCAGGCTGCCTACCTGCAAAATCCCCTGACCCACGCCCCCATCAACTCCCAGCTGGGCAGGATGAAGCTCTGGAGGAAGACAGCTTATTACCTGGGGAAGCCCAGGGAGTGGTGGACAGAGGGCTATACCAGATGGTAAGGGTGGGCTCCAAGACAGAAGTAGCAACAGAGATCCTGGATACCAAGATGGAAGCCTGCCAGCTGGGCTTGCTGCAGAGCATGGGGAAGCAGGGCCTTTCCAGATCCCTTCTGGGGACCAAAGGGGTGCTCCGTATGGCTCCCATGCAGCTACACCTGCAGAATGTCACAGCCACATCGGCCAAGATCACCTGGGTCTACAGCAGCCACCGCCACCCCCACGTGGTGTATCTTGATGACCGAGAGCATGCCCTGACCCCAGCGGGTGTGAGCTGCTACACCTTCCAGGGCCTGTGCCCTGGCATGCACTACCGGGCGCGGGTGGAGGTGCGGCTGCCATGGGACTTGCTGCAGGTGTATTGGGGAACTATGTCCTCCACCATCACCTTTGACACACTCTTGGCAGGACCTCCCCACCCACCACTGGATGTGCTGGTGGAGCGCCATGCCTCGCCAGGCGTCCTAGTGGTCAGCTGGCTCCCTGTGACCATTGACTCAGCTGGGTCTTCCAATGGAGTCCAGGTCACGGGTTATGCTGTGTATGCAGATGGGCTTAAGGTTTGTGAGGTCACCGATGCCACTGCTGGGAGCACCCTGTTGGAATTCTCCCAGCTACAGGTGCCCCTAACGTGGCAGAAGGTCTCAGTGAGAACCATGTCACTCTGTGGTGAGTCCCTGGATTCGGTGCCAGCTCAGATCCCCGAGGACTGCTTCATGTGTCACCAATGGCCAGAGACTCCACCCTTCAGCTACACTTGTGGCGACCCATCCACCTACAGAGTCACCTTCCCCATCTGCCCCCAGAAGCTGGCACTGGCTCCTCTGAATGCCCAGGCCAGCCCCCACAACCCTGGAAGCTGTGGGGAGCCCCAGGACAAGTTCCTAGAAGCATTCTTTGAAGAACCACCAAGGAGGCAATCCCCAGTGTCCAACCTGGGCTCAGAAGGAGAATGTCTGAGTTCAGGGACTGGCAGCCAAGCCCAGGAGCTTGCAGAGGCCTGGGAGGGCTGTAGAAAGGACCTGCTCTTTCAGAAGAGTCCCCAGCATCACAGACCACCTTTGCTCAGTGACCAGCCTGGGGAGAAGGAAAATTGCTACCAGCACATGGGCGCCAGCAAAAGCCCTGCTCCAGGATTCATCCAACTACACACCAAGTGTGGGTCCAGGAAAGAACCGTGTCAGGAAAAGGTTGCCCTTGAGAGGATACTTCGGCAAAAGCAAGATGCCCAAGGGTTCACACCTCCCGAGCTGGGCGCCAGCCAACAGTATGCATCTGACTTCCATAACATtttggaggaggagcaggaggcacTGTGCTTGGATCCGTGGGGCACAGAGAGGCAAGAGGAGAGGTGGGAGCCCAAGCCCCAGAGCAGGCAAGGACAGGCTCTGGGGGCCAAGAGAGAGTGCCAGCTCCATGAGCCCAGCTCAGCACCGTGTCCAGCTCCATCTGCCAAAGTCATCAAGATGCCAAGGGGTGGCCCCCAACAGCTGGGGACAGGGGCCAACACTCCAGCCAGGGTCTTTGTGGCCCTCTCTGATTACAGCCCCCTGGTGATGTCTGCCAACCCCAAGGCTGCAAAGGAGGAGCTGGTCTTCCAGAAAAGGCAGTTGCTAAGAGTGTGGGGCTCCCAGAACACCCACAGCTTCTATCTCAGCGAGCGCAACAGGCAAGTGGGCAATATCCCTGGGCACCTAGTGGCTGAGATGGAGGTGGGCACAGAGCAGACTGACAGGACGCAGCGTTTGCCGGCCCAAGGGCACCTGCCTTCTGTGGCCCACCTTGAGGACTTTCAGGGGCTCACCATCCCCCGGGGTTCCTCCCTGGTGCTCCAAGGGAACTCCAAGAGGCCCCCACTGTGGACTCCAAAGACCATGATAGCAGCTCTGGACTATGATCCCATGGATGGGCAAACAGGGGGCCAAGCGAAGGGCAGGCTGGCGCTGAGGGCAGGAGACGTGGTCATGGTTTATGGGCCTATGGATGATCAAGGATTCTATTATGGAGAGTTGGGCGGCCACAGAGGCCTGGTTCCTGCCCACCTGCTGGATCACATGTCCCTCCATGGACACTGA